In Spirosoma aureum, a single genomic region encodes these proteins:
- a CDS encoding NAD(P)H-dependent oxidoreductase: MKIALISTSSRKNSNSLRFVNYIRHLLAEVGQHEVSIVNFENYDIPYVGQGSVKKDTLTPFQEELIHAWEAADLVLFAMPEYNWTAPPQATNVVHQLGVPTFKHLFDNKVFVMVGISNGRGGRQPALDMTTVVNKTISFTNSYSIVSPKLYESHETDKNLDESGHFVGHEVYERTARAFLHYTLNVAHRWIISEPVE, translated from the coding sequence ATGAAAATTGCCTTAATTTCTACCTCGTCGCGCAAAAACAGCAATTCACTGCGCTTCGTCAACTACATCCGGCACCTGCTGGCTGAAGTTGGGCAACATGAGGTTTCAATAGTTAATTTCGAGAATTACGATATTCCCTATGTAGGTCAGGGTTCGGTTAAAAAAGATACACTGACCCCTTTTCAGGAAGAATTGATTCATGCCTGGGAAGCGGCAGATCTGGTACTTTTCGCTATGCCTGAATATAACTGGACTGCCCCACCGCAAGCCACTAATGTGGTTCATCAACTGGGTGTTCCTACATTTAAGCACCTGTTCGACAATAAAGTTTTTGTGATGGTTGGCATTTCCAATGGTCGGGGTGGCCGCCAGCCCGCTTTAGACATGACGACAGTTGTTAATAAGACTATTAGTTTTACCAACAGCTATTCCATTGTTTCGCCAAAACTGTATGAATCACACGAAACCGATAAGAATCTGGATGAAAGCGGACATTTTGTTGGCCACGAAGTCTATGAGCGAACCGCAAGGGCGTTTCTTCACTACACCCTAAATGTGGCTCATCGCTGGATCATCAGTGAACCAGTGGAATAG
- a CDS encoding cysteine desulfurase family protein, giving the protein MTPTAAVYLDNAATTRLDPEVLDAMLPLMTEQFGNPSSIHSHGRTVRTAIEKARKTVAGLLNTSPAEIFFTSGGTEADNTAIRSSIETYGLTHAITSPLEHHAVLHTLEHLAKRGTIQLSLVNIDEKGHIDLAHLETLLQNNRNAGQTRSLVSLMHGNNEIGNILNLTRAGEICRAYEAIFHSDTVQTMGHFRHDLQQLPVDFIVGAAHKFHGPKGVGFLYVNAERAKIHPFVHGGAQERNMRGGTENVYGIVGLAKALEIAYRDMDTHRQYITSLKRRMIEQLREKMPDVRFNGDSADVEASLYTVLNVSLPASDMSDMLLFSLDIARISASGGSACSSGSNVGSHVLSALPGLDPDRGYVRFSFGKYNTPEEIDYAVDTLVGLYQKELVK; this is encoded by the coding sequence ATGACTCCTACCGCTGCTGTATACCTGGATAATGCTGCTACCACCCGGCTCGATCCTGAAGTTTTAGACGCTATGTTGCCCCTGATGACTGAGCAGTTTGGCAATCCTTCGTCTATTCATAGTCACGGTCGAACCGTCCGTACAGCTATTGAAAAAGCACGCAAAACGGTTGCCGGATTACTGAATACATCACCGGCCGAAATTTTCTTTACATCGGGTGGTACCGAAGCCGACAATACCGCCATTCGGAGTAGTATTGAAACTTACGGACTGACTCACGCCATCACGTCGCCATTGGAACACCATGCTGTGCTGCATACGCTCGAACATTTAGCGAAGCGGGGAACCATTCAATTAAGCCTGGTAAATATCGACGAAAAAGGTCATATTGATCTGGCACATCTGGAAACATTGTTGCAGAACAACCGCAACGCTGGCCAGACCCGTTCACTGGTATCGCTGATGCACGGAAATAACGAGATCGGTAATATCCTGAACCTGACTCGGGCCGGAGAAATTTGCCGGGCTTATGAGGCTATTTTTCATTCCGATACGGTGCAGACAATGGGCCATTTCCGGCACGATCTGCAACAACTACCGGTCGATTTTATCGTTGGTGCTGCTCATAAATTTCACGGCCCGAAAGGGGTCGGCTTTCTCTACGTCAATGCTGAACGCGCAAAAATTCATCCCTTTGTTCATGGGGGAGCGCAGGAGCGTAACATGCGCGGAGGTACCGAAAACGTGTACGGAATTGTTGGACTGGCCAAAGCGCTGGAAATTGCTTACCGCGATATGGATACGCATCGCCAATACATAACGTCACTGAAACGTCGGATGATTGAGCAGCTTCGCGAAAAGATGCCGGATGTGCGATTTAATGGCGATTCAGCCGATGTGGAAGCTAGTTTATATACCGTTCTGAACGTTAGCCTGCCTGCCTCCGACATGAGCGATATGCTCCTATTCAGTCTGGATATTGCCCGGATTTCGGCATCGGGTGGTTCTGCCTGTTCGAGTGGTTCGAACGTTGGTTCACACGTACTGTCGGCGCTGCCAGGACTTGATCCCGACCGTGGCTATGTCCGATTCTCATTCGGTAAATACAATACGCCGGAAGAAATTGATTATGCCGTCGATACGCTGGTCGGCCTTTATCAGAAAGAATTGGTGAAATAA